A region of the Campylobacter subantarcticus LMG 24377 genome:
AACTATACTTTGTCTTTGATTTCGGGAAAGTATAAGATGAGTGTTTTGTATTGTTTATTTCGTTATGAAGTAGTAAGATATAATGAGTTAAAAAGATATCTTGGGGGGGGGGTGGTATTTCTTTTAAGACCTTAACGCATACTTTAAGAGAGCTTGAAAGTGATGATTTGATCATTCGTAAAGAATACCCACAAATTCCACCAAAAGTAGAATACAGACTTTCTAAAAAAGGTCAAAGTTTGATCCCTATCTTACAAGCGATGTGTAGTTGGGGTGAAGTGAATCAAAAGGAAGAAAAATGATAGAATTATTAGATGGTATTGATTTAGAAAAATACATGGGCACATGGCTAGAAATGGCTAGAAAGCCTGCTTTTTTTCAAAAAACTTGTAAAAGCGCTAAAGCAGAATACGAGCTAGAGTATAAAGGTACTACGCCTATAATAAAAGTTAAAAATATATGCAGCAAAGAAAATGGTGAAATTTCGCAAGTAAATGGCAAAGCAAGGGTAAAATCTCCAAGAGCTTTAGCGGTTAAGTTTAGTATATTTATGAATATCTTCAACAAGCCAAATTATGAGATTGTTTACATTGATACAAATTATCAAGTTTCTATCGTAGGTAGTCCTGATAAAAAATACCTTTG
Encoded here:
- a CDS encoding lipocalin family protein, translating into MIELLDGIDLEKYMGTWLEMARKPAFFQKTCKSAKAEYELEYKGTTPIIKVKNICSKENGEISQVNGKARVKSPRALAVKFSIFMNIFNKPNYEIVYIDTNYQVSIVGSPDKKYLWILSRKILAKEQINSLLEIAKQRGFDTSDVIFDKH